A genomic segment from Zonotrichia albicollis isolate bZonAlb1 chromosome 19, bZonAlb1.hap1, whole genome shotgun sequence encodes:
- the UNK gene encoding RING finger protein unkempt homolog isoform X3 yields MSKGPVAGGPAAAGPASAASALQAQPEKPQHYTYLKEFRTEQCPLFVQHKCTQHRPYTCFHWHFVNQRRRRSIRRRDGTFNYSPDIYCTKYDETTGICPEGDECPFLHRTTGDTERRYHLRYYKTGICIHETDSKGNCTKNGVHCAFAHGPHDLRSPVYDIRELQAMEALQNGQTTSEGGIEGQSAVAASHAMIEKILSEEPRWQDTTYVLGNYKTEQCKKPPRLCRQGYACPYYHNSKDRRRSPRKHKYRSSPCPSVKHGDEWGDPSKCENGDSCQYCHTRTEQQFHPEIYKSTKCNDMQQSGSCPRGPFCAFAHVEQPALSEDLQQSSAVSSPTQTAPVMYMPSAAGDSVPVSPSSPHAPDLSNVWNKSGTLPTSPTSTTILCRNSSLGSPSNICGSPPGAIGKPHSLESIGFPPDSVTAAGSYKKAPGFEREDQVGAEYLKSFKCQQAKMKSHSLEHRSQEQPLLQPKQDILGILPVGSPLTSSISSSITSSLAATPPSPAGTSSIPGMNANALPFYPTSDTVESVIESALDDLDLNEFGVAALEKTFDSSTVPHTSGIMIGGSLLQSSAPVNIPGSLGSSASFHSASPSPPVSLSSHFLHQPQGHLSQSENTFLGTSASHGSLGPGAAEMARLRQELDEANGTIKQWEESWKQAKQACDAWKKEAEEANDRANTANMECELAREQREALELQVKKLQEELERIHTGQDPQFLRSFSDLETLSLSSLYTLQKQLRANLEKVDKAVFQMQSVKCLKCQEENRVVLPCQHAVLCETCAEEGECPICHPNRPHSLQS; encoded by the exons GTACCTGAAGGAGTTCCGCACGGAGCAGTGCCCGCTCTTCGTGCAGCACAAGTGCACCCAGCACCGGCCCTACACCTGCTTCCACTGGCACTTTGTCAACCAGCGCCGGCGCAGGTCCATCCGCCGCCGCGACGGCACCTTCAACTACAGCCCCGACATCTACTGCACCAAGTATGACGAGACCACGGGCATCTGCCCCGAAGGAGATGA gTGTCCCTTCTTGCATAGAACTACTGGAGACACAGAGAGGAGGTATCACCTGCGCTACTACAAAACTGGAATCTGCATCCACGAGACAGACTCCAAGGGGAACTGCACCAAGAACGGCGTGCACTGCGCCTTTGCTCACGGGCCCCACGACCTGCGCTCACCCGTCTATGACATCAG AGAGCTTCAGGCAATGGAAGCTTTACAGAATGGTCAGACAACATCTGAAGGAGGCATTGAGGGTCAGTCTGCAGTCGCTGCCAGCCATGCCATGATAGAGAAGATACTCAGCGAGGAACCAAGGTGGCAAG ATACAACATATGTGTTGGGAAACTACAAGACAGAGCAGTGTAAGAAGCCCCCCCGGCTCTGCCGCCAGGGTTATGCCTGCCCCTACTACCACAATAGCAAAGACAGGAGACGAAGTCCAAGAAAACACAAATACAG ATCTTCACCGTGTCCCAGTGTGAAGCACGGGGACGAGTGGGGAGATCCCAGTAAGTGTGAAAATGGAGACTCCTGCCAGTACTGCCACACTCGCACAGAGCAGCAGTTCCACCCAGAG ATCTACAAATCCACCAAATGCAATGATATGCAGCAGTCTGGCAGCTGTCCCCGAGGACCCTTCTGTGCCTTTGCACACGTAGAAC agccggcgctcagcgaAGATTTGCAGCAATCCTCGGCCGTGTCCAGCCCCACGCAGACAGCACCTGTGATGTACATGCCCTCAGCAGCTGGGGACTCTGTTCCAGTCAGCCCTTCCAGTCCTCATGCCCCAGACCTTAGCAAT GTGTGGAATAAATCAGGAACTCTGCCAACTAGCCCCACCTCCACCACA ATTCTTTGTAGGAACAGCAGTCTTGGAAGCCCATCTAATATATGTGGGTCTCCTCCTGGTGCCATTGGGAAGCCCCACAGCTTGGAGAGCATTGGTTTTCCTCCAGACTCAGTCACAGCAGCTGGCAGCTACAAGAAAGCACCGGGGTTTGAGCGAGAAGATCAGGTTGGGGCCGAGTATTTGAAGAGTTTCAAATGCCAG CAAGCAAAAATGAAGTCCCATTCCCTGGAACACAGGAGCCAGGAGCAACCTTTGTTACAGCCCAAACAG GACATCCTGGGCATTCTCCCAGTGGGGAGCCCACTGACATCCAGCATCTCCTCTAGCATCACCTCCAGTCTGGCTGCAACCCCCCCGAGCCCCGCCGGcaccagcagcatcccaggCATGAATGCCAATGCCCTTCCCTTCTACCCAACCAGTGACACCGTTGAGTCTGTCATAG AGTCTGCCTTGGATGACCTGGACCTGAATGAATTCGGAgtggctgccctggagaagaCATTtgacagcagcacagtgccCCACACGAGTGGCATCATGATAG GTGGGAGTTTGCTGCAAAGTTCTGCTCCTGTAAATATCCCCGGGTCCCTTGGAAGCTCTGCCTCCTTTCACTCCGCCTCTCCTTCTCCACCGGTCAGCCTCTCATCGCATTTCCTCCATCAGCCCCAGGGACACTTAAGCCAGTCAGAAAACACTTTCCTGGGGACATCAGCTTCTCATGGATCATTAG GTCCAGGTGCTGCGGAGATGGCACGGCTGCGACAGGAACTGGATGAGGCCAACGGCACAATAAAGCAGTGGGAAGAGTCTTGGAAACAAGCCAAGCAG GCTTGTGATGCTTGGAAAAAGGAGGCAGAGGAAGCAAATGATCGCGCCAACACAGCTAACATGGAATGTGAACTGGCCCGGGAGCAGAGGGAAGCCTTGGAGCTGCAAGTGAAGaaactgcaggaggagctggagaggaTCCACACCGGGCAGGACCCGCAGTTCCTGCGCTCCTTCTCTGACCTGGAGACGCTCTCGCTCTCGTCGCTCTACACCCTGCAGAAACAGCTGCGGGCAAACCTGGAGAAAGTGGACAAG GCAGTATTTCAGATGCAGTCAGTGAAATGCCTTAAGTGTCAGGAGGAGAACCGGGTGGTGCTGCCGTGCCAACACGCGGTGCTGTGCGAGACGTGCGCTGAGGAGGGCGAGTGCCCCATCTGCCACCCCAACAGGCCCCACTCTCTGCAGTCGTGA
- the UNK gene encoding RING finger protein unkempt homolog isoform X6, whose protein sequence is MSKGPVAGGPAAAGPASAASALQAQPEKPQHYTYLKEFRTEQCPLFVQHKCTQHRPYTCFHWHFVNQRRRRSIRRRDGTFNYSPDIYCTKYDETTGICPEGDECPFLHRTTGDTERRYHLRYYKTGICIHETDSKGNCTKNGVHCAFAHGPHDLRSPVYDIRELQAMEALQNGQTTSEGGIEGQSAVAASHAMIEKILSEEPRWQDTTYVLGNYKTEQCKKPPRLCRQGYACPYYHNSKDRRRSPRKHKYRSSPCPSVKHGDEWGDPSKCENGDSCQYCHTRTEQQFHPEIYKSTKCNDMQQSGSCPRGPFCAFAHVEQPALSEDLQQSSAVSSPTQTAPVMYMPSAAGDSVPVSPSSPHAPDLSNQAKMKSHSLEHRSQEQPLLQPKQDILGILPVGSPLTSSISSSITSSLAATPPSPAGTSSIPGMNANALPFYPTSDTVESVIESALDDLDLNEFGVAALEKTFDSSTVPHTSGIMIGGSLLQSSAPVNIPGSLGSSASFHSASPSPPVSLSSHFLHQPQGHLSQSENTFLGTSASHGSLGLNGMNSSIWEHFASGSFSPSTSPAFLSGPGAAEMARLRQELDEANGTIKQWEESWKQAKQACDAWKKEAEEANDRANTANMECELAREQREALELQVKKLQEELERIHTGQDPQFLRSFSDLETLSLSSLYTLQKQLRANLEKVDKAVFQMQSVKCLKCQEENRVVLPCQHAVLCETCAEEGECPICHPNRPHSLQS, encoded by the exons GTACCTGAAGGAGTTCCGCACGGAGCAGTGCCCGCTCTTCGTGCAGCACAAGTGCACCCAGCACCGGCCCTACACCTGCTTCCACTGGCACTTTGTCAACCAGCGCCGGCGCAGGTCCATCCGCCGCCGCGACGGCACCTTCAACTACAGCCCCGACATCTACTGCACCAAGTATGACGAGACCACGGGCATCTGCCCCGAAGGAGATGA gTGTCCCTTCTTGCATAGAACTACTGGAGACACAGAGAGGAGGTATCACCTGCGCTACTACAAAACTGGAATCTGCATCCACGAGACAGACTCCAAGGGGAACTGCACCAAGAACGGCGTGCACTGCGCCTTTGCTCACGGGCCCCACGACCTGCGCTCACCCGTCTATGACATCAG AGAGCTTCAGGCAATGGAAGCTTTACAGAATGGTCAGACAACATCTGAAGGAGGCATTGAGGGTCAGTCTGCAGTCGCTGCCAGCCATGCCATGATAGAGAAGATACTCAGCGAGGAACCAAGGTGGCAAG ATACAACATATGTGTTGGGAAACTACAAGACAGAGCAGTGTAAGAAGCCCCCCCGGCTCTGCCGCCAGGGTTATGCCTGCCCCTACTACCACAATAGCAAAGACAGGAGACGAAGTCCAAGAAAACACAAATACAG ATCTTCACCGTGTCCCAGTGTGAAGCACGGGGACGAGTGGGGAGATCCCAGTAAGTGTGAAAATGGAGACTCCTGCCAGTACTGCCACACTCGCACAGAGCAGCAGTTCCACCCAGAG ATCTACAAATCCACCAAATGCAATGATATGCAGCAGTCTGGCAGCTGTCCCCGAGGACCCTTCTGTGCCTTTGCACACGTAGAAC agccggcgctcagcgaAGATTTGCAGCAATCCTCGGCCGTGTCCAGCCCCACGCAGACAGCACCTGTGATGTACATGCCCTCAGCAGCTGGGGACTCTGTTCCAGTCAGCCCTTCCAGTCCTCATGCCCCAGACCTTAGCAAT CAAGCAAAAATGAAGTCCCATTCCCTGGAACACAGGAGCCAGGAGCAACCTTTGTTACAGCCCAAACAG GACATCCTGGGCATTCTCCCAGTGGGGAGCCCACTGACATCCAGCATCTCCTCTAGCATCACCTCCAGTCTGGCTGCAACCCCCCCGAGCCCCGCCGGcaccagcagcatcccaggCATGAATGCCAATGCCCTTCCCTTCTACCCAACCAGTGACACCGTTGAGTCTGTCATAG AGTCTGCCTTGGATGACCTGGACCTGAATGAATTCGGAgtggctgccctggagaagaCATTtgacagcagcacagtgccCCACACGAGTGGCATCATGATAG GTGGGAGTTTGCTGCAAAGTTCTGCTCCTGTAAATATCCCCGGGTCCCTTGGAAGCTCTGCCTCCTTTCACTCCGCCTCTCCTTCTCCACCGGTCAGCCTCTCATCGCATTTCCTCCATCAGCCCCAGGGACACTTAAGCCAGTCAGAAAACACTTTCCTGGGGACATCAGCTTCTCATGGATCATTAG GTTTAAATGGGATGAACAGCAGCATATGGGAACACTTTGCTTCGGGGAGTTTTTCGCCCAGTACCTCACCTGCATTTCTGTCAGGTCCAGGTGCTGCGGAGATGGCACGGCTGCGACAGGAACTGGATGAGGCCAACGGCACAATAAAGCAGTGGGAAGAGTCTTGGAAACAAGCCAAGCAG GCTTGTGATGCTTGGAAAAAGGAGGCAGAGGAAGCAAATGATCGCGCCAACACAGCTAACATGGAATGTGAACTGGCCCGGGAGCAGAGGGAAGCCTTGGAGCTGCAAGTGAAGaaactgcaggaggagctggagaggaTCCACACCGGGCAGGACCCGCAGTTCCTGCGCTCCTTCTCTGACCTGGAGACGCTCTCGCTCTCGTCGCTCTACACCCTGCAGAAACAGCTGCGGGCAAACCTGGAGAAAGTGGACAAG GCAGTATTTCAGATGCAGTCAGTGAAATGCCTTAAGTGTCAGGAGGAGAACCGGGTGGTGCTGCCGTGCCAACACGCGGTGCTGTGCGAGACGTGCGCTGAGGAGGGCGAGTGCCCCATCTGCCACCCCAACAGGCCCCACTCTCTGCAGTCGTGA
- the UNK gene encoding RING finger protein unkempt homolog isoform X1 codes for MSKGPVAGGPAAAGPASAASALQAQPEKPQHYTYLKEFRTEQCPLFVQHKCTQHRPYTCFHWHFVNQRRRRSIRRRDGTFNYSPDIYCTKYDETTGICPEGDECPFLHRTTGDTERRYHLRYYKTGICIHETDSKGNCTKNGVHCAFAHGPHDLRSPVYDIRELQAMEALQNGQTTSEGGIEGQSAVAASHAMIEKILSEEPRWQDTTYVLGNYKTEQCKKPPRLCRQGYACPYYHNSKDRRRSPRKHKYRSSPCPSVKHGDEWGDPSKCENGDSCQYCHTRTEQQFHPEIYKSTKCNDMQQSGSCPRGPFCAFAHVEQPALSEDLQQSSAVSSPTQTAPVMYMPSAAGDSVPVSPSSPHAPDLSNVWNKSGTLPTSPTSTTILCRNSSLGSPSNICGSPPGAIGKPHSLESIGFPPDSVTAAGSYKKAPGFEREDQVGAEYLKSFKCQQAKMKSHSLEHRSQEQPLLQPKQDILGILPVGSPLTSSISSSITSSLAATPPSPAGTSSIPGMNANALPFYPTSDTVESVIESALDDLDLNEFGVAALEKTFDSSTVPHTSGIMIGGSLLQSSAPVNIPGSLGSSASFHSASPSPPVSLSSHFLHQPQGHLSQSENTFLGTSASHGSLGLNGMNSSIWEHFASGSFSPSTSPAFLSGPGAAEMARLRQELDEANGTIKQWEESWKQAKQACDAWKKEAEEANDRANTANMECELAREQREALELQVKKLQEELERIHTGQDPQFLRSFSDLETLSLSSLYTLQKQLRANLEKVDKAVFQMQSVKCLKCQEENRVVLPCQHAVLCETCAEEGECPICHPNRPHSLQS; via the exons GTACCTGAAGGAGTTCCGCACGGAGCAGTGCCCGCTCTTCGTGCAGCACAAGTGCACCCAGCACCGGCCCTACACCTGCTTCCACTGGCACTTTGTCAACCAGCGCCGGCGCAGGTCCATCCGCCGCCGCGACGGCACCTTCAACTACAGCCCCGACATCTACTGCACCAAGTATGACGAGACCACGGGCATCTGCCCCGAAGGAGATGA gTGTCCCTTCTTGCATAGAACTACTGGAGACACAGAGAGGAGGTATCACCTGCGCTACTACAAAACTGGAATCTGCATCCACGAGACAGACTCCAAGGGGAACTGCACCAAGAACGGCGTGCACTGCGCCTTTGCTCACGGGCCCCACGACCTGCGCTCACCCGTCTATGACATCAG AGAGCTTCAGGCAATGGAAGCTTTACAGAATGGTCAGACAACATCTGAAGGAGGCATTGAGGGTCAGTCTGCAGTCGCTGCCAGCCATGCCATGATAGAGAAGATACTCAGCGAGGAACCAAGGTGGCAAG ATACAACATATGTGTTGGGAAACTACAAGACAGAGCAGTGTAAGAAGCCCCCCCGGCTCTGCCGCCAGGGTTATGCCTGCCCCTACTACCACAATAGCAAAGACAGGAGACGAAGTCCAAGAAAACACAAATACAG ATCTTCACCGTGTCCCAGTGTGAAGCACGGGGACGAGTGGGGAGATCCCAGTAAGTGTGAAAATGGAGACTCCTGCCAGTACTGCCACACTCGCACAGAGCAGCAGTTCCACCCAGAG ATCTACAAATCCACCAAATGCAATGATATGCAGCAGTCTGGCAGCTGTCCCCGAGGACCCTTCTGTGCCTTTGCACACGTAGAAC agccggcgctcagcgaAGATTTGCAGCAATCCTCGGCCGTGTCCAGCCCCACGCAGACAGCACCTGTGATGTACATGCCCTCAGCAGCTGGGGACTCTGTTCCAGTCAGCCCTTCCAGTCCTCATGCCCCAGACCTTAGCAAT GTGTGGAATAAATCAGGAACTCTGCCAACTAGCCCCACCTCCACCACA ATTCTTTGTAGGAACAGCAGTCTTGGAAGCCCATCTAATATATGTGGGTCTCCTCCTGGTGCCATTGGGAAGCCCCACAGCTTGGAGAGCATTGGTTTTCCTCCAGACTCAGTCACAGCAGCTGGCAGCTACAAGAAAGCACCGGGGTTTGAGCGAGAAGATCAGGTTGGGGCCGAGTATTTGAAGAGTTTCAAATGCCAG CAAGCAAAAATGAAGTCCCATTCCCTGGAACACAGGAGCCAGGAGCAACCTTTGTTACAGCCCAAACAG GACATCCTGGGCATTCTCCCAGTGGGGAGCCCACTGACATCCAGCATCTCCTCTAGCATCACCTCCAGTCTGGCTGCAACCCCCCCGAGCCCCGCCGGcaccagcagcatcccaggCATGAATGCCAATGCCCTTCCCTTCTACCCAACCAGTGACACCGTTGAGTCTGTCATAG AGTCTGCCTTGGATGACCTGGACCTGAATGAATTCGGAgtggctgccctggagaagaCATTtgacagcagcacagtgccCCACACGAGTGGCATCATGATAG GTGGGAGTTTGCTGCAAAGTTCTGCTCCTGTAAATATCCCCGGGTCCCTTGGAAGCTCTGCCTCCTTTCACTCCGCCTCTCCTTCTCCACCGGTCAGCCTCTCATCGCATTTCCTCCATCAGCCCCAGGGACACTTAAGCCAGTCAGAAAACACTTTCCTGGGGACATCAGCTTCTCATGGATCATTAG GTTTAAATGGGATGAACAGCAGCATATGGGAACACTTTGCTTCGGGGAGTTTTTCGCCCAGTACCTCACCTGCATTTCTGTCAGGTCCAGGTGCTGCGGAGATGGCACGGCTGCGACAGGAACTGGATGAGGCCAACGGCACAATAAAGCAGTGGGAAGAGTCTTGGAAACAAGCCAAGCAG GCTTGTGATGCTTGGAAAAAGGAGGCAGAGGAAGCAAATGATCGCGCCAACACAGCTAACATGGAATGTGAACTGGCCCGGGAGCAGAGGGAAGCCTTGGAGCTGCAAGTGAAGaaactgcaggaggagctggagaggaTCCACACCGGGCAGGACCCGCAGTTCCTGCGCTCCTTCTCTGACCTGGAGACGCTCTCGCTCTCGTCGCTCTACACCCTGCAGAAACAGCTGCGGGCAAACCTGGAGAAAGTGGACAAG GCAGTATTTCAGATGCAGTCAGTGAAATGCCTTAAGTGTCAGGAGGAGAACCGGGTGGTGCTGCCGTGCCAACACGCGGTGCTGTGCGAGACGTGCGCTGAGGAGGGCGAGTGCCCCATCTGCCACCCCAACAGGCCCCACTCTCTGCAGTCGTGA
- the UNK gene encoding RING finger protein unkempt homolog isoform X2 gives MSKGPVAGGPAAAGPASAASALQAQPEKPQHYTYLKEFRTEQCPLFVQHKCTQHRPYTCFHWHFVNQRRRRSIRRRDGTFNYSPDIYCTKYDETTGICPEGDECPFLHRTTGDTERRYHLRYYKTGICIHETDSKGNCTKNGVHCAFAHGPHDLRSPVYDIRELQAMEALQNGQTTSEGGIEGQSAVAASHAMIEKILSEEPRWQDTTYVLGNYKTEQCKKPPRLCRQGYACPYYHNSKDRRRSPRKHKYRSSPCPSVKHGDEWGDPSKCENGDSCQYCHTRTEQQFHPEIYKSTKCNDMQQSGSCPRGPFCAFAHVEQPALSEDLQQSSAVSSPTQTAPVMYMPSAAGDSVPVSPSSPHAPDLSNILCRNSSLGSPSNICGSPPGAIGKPHSLESIGFPPDSVTAAGSYKKAPGFEREDQVGAEYLKSFKCQQAKMKSHSLEHRSQEQPLLQPKQDILGILPVGSPLTSSISSSITSSLAATPPSPAGTSSIPGMNANALPFYPTSDTVESVIESALDDLDLNEFGVAALEKTFDSSTVPHTSGIMIGGSLLQSSAPVNIPGSLGSSASFHSASPSPPVSLSSHFLHQPQGHLSQSENTFLGTSASHGSLGLNGMNSSIWEHFASGSFSPSTSPAFLSGPGAAEMARLRQELDEANGTIKQWEESWKQAKQACDAWKKEAEEANDRANTANMECELAREQREALELQVKKLQEELERIHTGQDPQFLRSFSDLETLSLSSLYTLQKQLRANLEKVDKAVFQMQSVKCLKCQEENRVVLPCQHAVLCETCAEEGECPICHPNRPHSLQS, from the exons GTACCTGAAGGAGTTCCGCACGGAGCAGTGCCCGCTCTTCGTGCAGCACAAGTGCACCCAGCACCGGCCCTACACCTGCTTCCACTGGCACTTTGTCAACCAGCGCCGGCGCAGGTCCATCCGCCGCCGCGACGGCACCTTCAACTACAGCCCCGACATCTACTGCACCAAGTATGACGAGACCACGGGCATCTGCCCCGAAGGAGATGA gTGTCCCTTCTTGCATAGAACTACTGGAGACACAGAGAGGAGGTATCACCTGCGCTACTACAAAACTGGAATCTGCATCCACGAGACAGACTCCAAGGGGAACTGCACCAAGAACGGCGTGCACTGCGCCTTTGCTCACGGGCCCCACGACCTGCGCTCACCCGTCTATGACATCAG AGAGCTTCAGGCAATGGAAGCTTTACAGAATGGTCAGACAACATCTGAAGGAGGCATTGAGGGTCAGTCTGCAGTCGCTGCCAGCCATGCCATGATAGAGAAGATACTCAGCGAGGAACCAAGGTGGCAAG ATACAACATATGTGTTGGGAAACTACAAGACAGAGCAGTGTAAGAAGCCCCCCCGGCTCTGCCGCCAGGGTTATGCCTGCCCCTACTACCACAATAGCAAAGACAGGAGACGAAGTCCAAGAAAACACAAATACAG ATCTTCACCGTGTCCCAGTGTGAAGCACGGGGACGAGTGGGGAGATCCCAGTAAGTGTGAAAATGGAGACTCCTGCCAGTACTGCCACACTCGCACAGAGCAGCAGTTCCACCCAGAG ATCTACAAATCCACCAAATGCAATGATATGCAGCAGTCTGGCAGCTGTCCCCGAGGACCCTTCTGTGCCTTTGCACACGTAGAAC agccggcgctcagcgaAGATTTGCAGCAATCCTCGGCCGTGTCCAGCCCCACGCAGACAGCACCTGTGATGTACATGCCCTCAGCAGCTGGGGACTCTGTTCCAGTCAGCCCTTCCAGTCCTCATGCCCCAGACCTTAGCAAT ATTCTTTGTAGGAACAGCAGTCTTGGAAGCCCATCTAATATATGTGGGTCTCCTCCTGGTGCCATTGGGAAGCCCCACAGCTTGGAGAGCATTGGTTTTCCTCCAGACTCAGTCACAGCAGCTGGCAGCTACAAGAAAGCACCGGGGTTTGAGCGAGAAGATCAGGTTGGGGCCGAGTATTTGAAGAGTTTCAAATGCCAG CAAGCAAAAATGAAGTCCCATTCCCTGGAACACAGGAGCCAGGAGCAACCTTTGTTACAGCCCAAACAG GACATCCTGGGCATTCTCCCAGTGGGGAGCCCACTGACATCCAGCATCTCCTCTAGCATCACCTCCAGTCTGGCTGCAACCCCCCCGAGCCCCGCCGGcaccagcagcatcccaggCATGAATGCCAATGCCCTTCCCTTCTACCCAACCAGTGACACCGTTGAGTCTGTCATAG AGTCTGCCTTGGATGACCTGGACCTGAATGAATTCGGAgtggctgccctggagaagaCATTtgacagcagcacagtgccCCACACGAGTGGCATCATGATAG GTGGGAGTTTGCTGCAAAGTTCTGCTCCTGTAAATATCCCCGGGTCCCTTGGAAGCTCTGCCTCCTTTCACTCCGCCTCTCCTTCTCCACCGGTCAGCCTCTCATCGCATTTCCTCCATCAGCCCCAGGGACACTTAAGCCAGTCAGAAAACACTTTCCTGGGGACATCAGCTTCTCATGGATCATTAG GTTTAAATGGGATGAACAGCAGCATATGGGAACACTTTGCTTCGGGGAGTTTTTCGCCCAGTACCTCACCTGCATTTCTGTCAGGTCCAGGTGCTGCGGAGATGGCACGGCTGCGACAGGAACTGGATGAGGCCAACGGCACAATAAAGCAGTGGGAAGAGTCTTGGAAACAAGCCAAGCAG GCTTGTGATGCTTGGAAAAAGGAGGCAGAGGAAGCAAATGATCGCGCCAACACAGCTAACATGGAATGTGAACTGGCCCGGGAGCAGAGGGAAGCCTTGGAGCTGCAAGTGAAGaaactgcaggaggagctggagaggaTCCACACCGGGCAGGACCCGCAGTTCCTGCGCTCCTTCTCTGACCTGGAGACGCTCTCGCTCTCGTCGCTCTACACCCTGCAGAAACAGCTGCGGGCAAACCTGGAGAAAGTGGACAAG GCAGTATTTCAGATGCAGTCAGTGAAATGCCTTAAGTGTCAGGAGGAGAACCGGGTGGTGCTGCCGTGCCAACACGCGGTGCTGTGCGAGACGTGCGCTGAGGAGGGCGAGTGCCCCATCTGCCACCCCAACAGGCCCCACTCTCTGCAGTCGTGA